In Rutidosis leptorrhynchoides isolate AG116_Rl617_1_P2 chromosome 2, CSIRO_AGI_Rlap_v1, whole genome shotgun sequence, one genomic interval encodes:
- the LOC139890098 gene encoding uncharacterized protein — MKILSLNVRGFGFGKESKYGDVRKLCIAERPSIFALQESKCHAKEDSWFFGLWGSKDCGFSQKEMVGKSGGQIIIWDKNVFEVNSEFFIAIRGKWKNSGHESIIINVYGPHDDLNKKRMWESLDMLLGSTGVSWVICGDFNEVRHCSERLNCEFVENRAKMFNDFIDRNMLVDIPMGGRKFTRVSDDGVKMSKLDRFLYRVTSLVCGRI, encoded by the coding sequence ATGAAGATTTTGTCATTAAATGTTCGTGGGTTTGGGTTCGGGAAAGAAAGTAAATATGGTGATGtgcgtaaattatgtattgcagaaagACCTTCCATTTTCGCACTTCAAGAATCAAAATGTCATGCTAAAGAAGATAGTTGGTTTTTTGGGCTTTGGGGATCCAAGGATTGTGGTTTTTCTCAAAAAGAAATGGTCGGTAAATCGGGCGGTCAAATTATTATTTGGGACAAAAATGTTTTCGAGGTAAATAGTGAGTTTTTTATTGCAATTCGGGGTAAATGGAAAAACTCGGGTCATGAATCTATCATTATAAATGTATATGGACCGCATGATGATTTGAATAAAAAAAGGATGTGGGAATCCCTTGATATGTTGCTAGGTAGTACCGGGGTCTCTTGGGTTATTTGTGGAGACTTTAATGAAGTTAGGCACTGTTCAGAAAGATTAAATTGTGAATTCGTTGAAAATCGGGCTAAAATGTTCAATGACTTCATCGATAGAAATATGCTAGTTGATATTCCAATGGGGGGAAGGAAATTCACTAGAGTTAGTGATGATGGAGTTAAGATGAGCAAGTTAGATAGATTCTTGTATCGAGTGACTTCCTTAGTTTGTGGACGGATTTAA
- the LOC139893650 gene encoding protein ENHANCED DISEASE RESISTANCE 2-like — translation MELVKSHGRMEGWLYLFRSNRFGLQYSRKRYFILEDNCLKSFKYKPTSDSQMPLRSAIVDSCIRVMDNGRESFSRKVFFIFTLYNASNHDDCLKLGASNPEEAAKWIHSLKDVAMEHGANSKGPWQPFRLNDSKTRKRSVDWTSTANTNVDAMTSDVIAPSQWKIFGCKNGLRLFKEAKDNPSSSVSEFPAIMAVGVIEGTCEAVFRTFMSLGLSRSEWDFCYYNGSVVEHLDGHTDIIHLQLSRDWLPWGMSRRDLCLRRYWRREDDGTYVILCHSVIHSKCPPQQGYVRAWLQSGGSVISPLNQGKECVVKHMLSIDWKLWRSYFPKTSARSMTIRMLGRVSALKELFRAKGGDQFPSEFLTGEVESLQTGDEQIKKEGEGDLMQLEDDKLEDANDAPVSCSSSLIGLNDTSDEFYDVPEPLEDQKYISTQEEQETLTPKLSTAASFVKKLHGLAAQKKGSELQDMDWESTATHSYGSTLLKDLTCNTPCTWAASDPALFLIRGPNYHKDNQKNKAKGTMMEMIGADWLQSDKREDDLAGRPGSIVQKYAAQGGPEFFIVINIQVPGTTAYNLVLYYMTKTPLEKSSLLERFVNGDDTFRNSRFKLIPYISKGSWLVKQSVGKKSCLVGQALEVNYFRGANYLELDVDVGSSTVARGVVNLVLGYLNNLVVEMAFLIQANTEDELPESLLGTCRLSHMDTEKAVSVDSINK, via the exons ATGGAATTGGTTAAATCTCATGGAAGAATGGAAGGATGGTTGTATCTTTTTCGATCCAACCGGTTCGGGTTACAATATTCTAGAAAAAGGTATTTTATTCTTGAAGATAACTGCCTCAAAAGCTTTAAATATAAACCAACTTCAGATTCACAG ATGCCACTAAGAAGTGCAATTGTAGATTCTTGCATTCGAGTTATGGACAATGGAAGAGAAAGCTTCAGTCGAAAA GTGTTTTTCATTTTCACTCTATACAATGCGTCGAATCATGATGATTGTCTTAAG TTGGGAGCAAGCAATCCAGAAGAAGCTGCAAAGTGGATACATTCTTTGAAGGATGTTGCAATGGAACATGGAGCTAATTCAAAAGGACCATGGCAGCCATTTAG ATTAAATGATTCCAAGACACGTAAACGCTCTGTAGATTGGACCTCAACTGCAAACACAAATGTTGATGCTATGACATCTGATGTTATTGCACCTTCtcaatggaaaatatttggctgtaAAAATG GGTTACGGTTATTCAAGGAAGCGAAAGATAATCCTTCGAGT TCAGTTAGTGAGTTTCCGGCTATAATGGCGGTGGGTGTCATCGAGGGGACTTGTGAGGCTGTTTTCAGAACTTTCATGTCACTTGGCCTCTCAAGATCCGA ATGGGATTTTTGTTACTATAATGGCAGTGTGGTTGAGCACCTTGATGGTCACACCGACATAATCCACCTTCAACTTAGCCGAGATTGGCTACCATG GGGAATGAGTCGAAGAGATTTGTGTTTGCGGAGGTATTGGAGAAGGGAAGATGATGGGACTTATG TGATTCTATGTCATTCTGTTATTCATAGCAAGTGTCCACCACAACAGGGATACGTTCGAGCTTGGCTTCAAA GCGGTGGATCTGTAATAAGTCCTTTGAATCAAGGAAAAGAATGTGTAGTTAAACATATGCTTTCCATTGATTGGAAGCTATGGAGATCATATTTTCCCAAAACATCCGCACGATCCATGACTATTCGTATGCTTGGCAGAGTTTCAG CATTGAAAGAACTATTTAGAGCAAAAGGAGGGGATCAGTTTCCTTCTGAGTTTTTAACTGGAGAAGTTGAATCATTGCAAACGGGTGATGAACAAATAAAGAAAGAAGGTGAAGGTGATTTGATGCAATTAGAAGACGATAaacttgaagacgcaaatgatgCACCAGTGTCTTGTTCATCAAGTCTCATTGGATTAAATGATACAAGTGATGAATTTTATGATGTTCCTGAACCTTTAGAAGATCAAAAATATATAAGCACACAGGAAGAACAAGAAACTTTGACg CCTAAACTATCAACAGCTGCGAGCTTTGTGAAGAAGTTGCATGGTCTTGCCGCTCAAAAAAAGGGTTCAGAATTACAAGATATGGATTGGGAATCAACTGCAACACATTCTTACGGGTCAACTTTGCTAAAAGATTTGACATGCAATACGCCTTGCACTTGGGCAGCTTCTGATCCTGCTTTATTCCTTATTCGTGGACCGAATTATCACAAAGACAATCAAAAG AATAAGGCGAAGGGgacaatgatggaaatgattggtGCAGACTGGCTTCAATCTGATAAACGTGAAGATGATCTAGCAGGACGTCCAGGAAGCATTGTTCAG AAATATGCAGCACAAGGAGGACCCGAGTTTTTCATTGTTATCAATATACAG GTTCCTGGTACAACTGCATATAATCTTGTTCTATATTACATGACAAAAACTCCATTGGAAAAATCTTCTTTACTTGAACGCTTTGTGAACGGAGATGACACTTTTAGAAACTCACGATTTAAGCTCATACCGTACATATCTAAG GGATCATGGTTGGTGAAGCAAAGTGTCGGGAAGAAATCATGTTTGGTCGGTCAAGCACTCGAAGTGAATTATTTCCGCGGGGCGAATTACTTAGAG CTTGATGTTGATGTTGGTTCATCGACTGTAGCACGAGGTGTGGTCAATCTTGTTCTTGGTTACCTGAACAATTTGGTAGTAGAAATGGCCTTTCTAatacaa GCTAACACAGAAGACGAACTACCAGAATCGCTTCTTGGTACATGCCGATTGAGTCACATGGATACCGAAAAGGCTGTTTCAGTTGATTCCATTAATAAGTAG
- the LOC139893651 gene encoding 26S proteasome non-ATPase regulatory subunit 4 homolog, with protein sequence MVLEATMICIDNSEWMRNGDYSPTRFQAQADAVNLICGAKTQSNPENTVGVLTMAGKGVRVLVTPTSDLGKILACMHGLDIGGEMNLAAGIQVAQLALKHRQNKKQQQRIIVFAGGPVKYDKKVLEMIGKKLKKNSVALDVVNFGEEDEGKAEKLEALVAAVNNNDSSHIVHVPAGSNALSDVLLSTPIFTGDGEGSGSGFAAAAAAAAAGGVSGFDFGVDPNLDPELALALRVSMEEERARQEAAAKKAADDSSKQEGESSSQDATMSEKVGASASESESKKDDLMDDENALLQQALAMSMDDPDATVTTKDVDMSEAADDQDLALALQMSVQEGAKDQSGQGDVGKLLADQSFVSSILASLPGVDPNDPSVKDLLASMQNQPDAGSSEQKKDEDKTPKEDDK encoded by the exons ATGGTTCTCGAG GCAACTATGATCTGTATCGACAATTCTGAATGGATGCGTAACGGAGATTACTCTCCGACTAGGTTTCAGGCTCAAGCCGACGCCGTTAATCTGATTTGTGGTGCTAAAACCCAG TCTAATCCAGAGAATACTGTGGGTGTATTGACGATGGCTGGTAAAGGCGTCCGTGTTCTTGTCACTCCTACTAGTGATCTTGGAAAGATTCTGGCTTGCATGCATG GTTTAGATATAGGTGGTGAGATGAACTTGGCCGCCGGGATTCAGGTTGCTCAGTTGGCTTTGAAGCATCGCCAAAACAAAAAGCAGCAACAAAGGATCATTGTGTTTGCTGGAGG ACCGGTTAAATATGACAAGAAAGTGTTGGAGATGATTGGAAAGAAGTTAAAAAAGAACAGTGTAGCTCTTGATGTTGTGAACTTTGGTGAAGAGGATGAAGGAAAGGCAGAGAAACTTGAGGCCCTGGTTGCTGCTGTGAATAATAACGATAGCAGTCATATTGTTCATGTTCCAGCTGGATCAAATGCTCTTTCTGATGTCTTGTTGAG TACTCCTATCTTCACTGGTGATGGAGAAGGTAGTGGAAGCGGCTTTGCGGCGGCAGCTGCTGCAGCTGCGGCTGGAGGAGTATCTGGGTTTGACTTTGGTGTTGACCCAAATCTGGATCCTGAACTTGCGCTCGCTCTTCGTGTGTCAATGGAAGAGGAGAGAGCAAGGCAAGAAGCTGCTGCGAAAAAGGCTGCAGATGATTCTTCAAAGCAAGAAGGGGAGTCTAGTTCACAAGATGCAACTATGTCTGAAAAAGTTGGCGCTTCAGCTTCTGAATCTGAGAGTAAAAAGGATGATTTAATG GATGACGAGAATGCACTGTTGCAACAGGCACTTGCCATGTCAATGGATGATCCCGATGCCACTGTTACTACAAAGGACGTTGATATGTCAGAGGCTGCTGATGATCAAGACTTGGCACTTG CTTTACAAATGTCTGTTCAAGAAGGTGCTAAAGACCAATCAGGGCAGGGGGATGTGGGCAAGCTATTGGCAGATCAGTCATTCGTGTCTTCAATTCTTGCTTCA TTGCCTGGAGTTGACCCTAATGACCCATCAGTCAAAGATTTGCTTGCCTCAATGCAAAATCAGCCCGATGCGGGTTCA TCTGAACAGAAGAAAGATGAGGACAAAACACCCAAGGAAGATGACAAGTGA